One part of the Sphingobacterium sp. LZ7M1 genome encodes these proteins:
- a CDS encoding DUF3857 domain-containing protein, which translates to MRKPIFLTVLLLLVCSTVLCAQSAVSISKANLPTWLRASQMKPQSIDLNDISMGYYFELIENQYNLQNQTHFNRTIKVVSEAAGAENAGQASVSFDPTYQKLVIHELNVIRDGKVLNRLDLSKFKTVAVETELSRMIYNGIYSAVAVLDDVRKDDKIVFSYSLVGFNPVFEGKFANTYYLESTEPNGLLHLVYIVPEGRILNIRKQKGAAVEKKQVKGNLTYYYWEQPMNASEETGLYTPSWFDNTPRVEVSEFSTWRQVADWAKRINPIPNIKTGSALDKEVKKLWQEAGGDSLKYFEKSLDFVQNSIRYMGIELGEHSHRAHLPEVVYNQRYGDCKDKSLLLASMLKSKGIGSSLILANTYQDKELDKVQPSPFAFNHMVLAGVVAGRLIAVDPTISNQGGSILNRYFPYYGKVLFLENGKKLSEVKKPVATHGSFLNIIEVFQILDDGKANLKVTTTYYDHEADAIRYQLQSSAKNQLQKEYEDYYQRVYDKAKHISPLTIDDDLENNILVIKEEYLLDAYIVEENLQKSAPMYSKYIYDRLPKVEEGILEPIAINFPLDVHHEIKIVNKDNKAIGFFQPEEKVLDREAYWYSKGQYADKDTLKISISFRNNDSFVPMEQSQQYVEDFKVMQEGMGYLYFVDNNGYLTIGSINPVQLPKINFGALFTFFTIVIATLIFLFKTHYKSKPTGFINLYHEHTRNDIGGWLIVLAIKLVIGVFFLTVMIFITPTSISDSLWALLDNADDAYGYLLLFLIVYLVSHAAYLAFNIYCCILLFERRDIFPQTYFFVNIAGVVILIFANFAISLIYPNSLTWGFMNPGDLWSIFVIIAWSIYLYLSKRVKETFTVPYHKDSYYYLGGSGNSSTELSSASENPSPENYGPHPLNN; encoded by the coding sequence ATGAGAAAACCAATTTTTTTAACCGTACTCCTACTACTGGTTTGCAGCACTGTTTTATGTGCCCAATCGGCAGTAAGCATCAGCAAGGCCAATCTACCCACTTGGTTGAGAGCAAGCCAAATGAAGCCCCAATCCATCGATTTGAATGATATCAGTATGGGCTATTATTTTGAATTGATCGAAAACCAATATAATCTGCAGAACCAGACCCATTTCAACAGGACCATCAAAGTCGTTAGCGAGGCAGCGGGAGCCGAAAATGCGGGGCAGGCGAGCGTCAGCTTTGATCCCACGTACCAGAAATTGGTTATCCATGAACTTAATGTTATTAGAGATGGTAAAGTATTAAATCGCTTGGATCTTTCTAAATTCAAGACTGTAGCCGTCGAGACTGAACTTTCGAGAATGATATACAATGGTATTTATTCCGCAGTTGCTGTTTTGGATGATGTCAGGAAAGATGATAAGATTGTGTTTTCTTATTCCTTAGTCGGTTTTAACCCCGTATTTGAAGGGAAATTTGCGAACACCTATTATTTAGAAAGTACCGAACCAAATGGTCTGTTACACCTAGTTTATATTGTTCCTGAGGGCCGTATATTAAATATCCGAAAACAAAAAGGTGCAGCAGTTGAGAAAAAGCAGGTCAAGGGTAATCTAACCTATTATTATTGGGAGCAGCCCATGAATGCGTCCGAAGAAACGGGATTGTATACACCCAGCTGGTTTGATAATACCCCTCGTGTTGAGGTTTCTGAATTCTCTACCTGGAGGCAAGTTGCAGATTGGGCGAAAAGGATCAATCCGATCCCTAATATTAAAACCGGCTCAGCCTTGGATAAGGAGGTGAAAAAACTTTGGCAAGAAGCTGGAGGAGATAGTCTGAAATATTTTGAGAAAAGCTTGGACTTCGTTCAGAACTCCATCCGTTATATGGGAATTGAATTGGGCGAACATTCCCATCGTGCTCATCTTCCTGAAGTGGTCTATAATCAACGATATGGGGATTGTAAGGATAAATCACTGTTATTGGCTTCCATGCTCAAGAGCAAGGGAATAGGGTCTTCTTTGATCTTAGCTAATACCTATCAGGACAAGGAATTGGATAAGGTGCAACCTAGTCCATTTGCGTTTAACCATATGGTCTTGGCTGGGGTAGTCGCTGGACGTTTGATTGCCGTCGATCCAACGATTAGTAACCAGGGAGGTAGCATCCTGAATCGATATTTTCCTTATTATGGTAAAGTCCTGTTTCTTGAAAATGGAAAGAAGCTTTCCGAGGTAAAAAAACCGGTAGCAACTCATGGTTCCTTTCTCAATATCATAGAGGTTTTCCAGATCTTGGATGATGGCAAAGCCAATCTAAAGGTTACAACAACATACTATGACCATGAAGCTGATGCTATCCGCTATCAACTGCAGAGTTCTGCAAAAAACCAGTTGCAAAAGGAGTATGAAGATTATTATCAAAGGGTTTATGATAAAGCGAAGCATATTAGTCCATTGACCATCGACGATGATTTGGAAAATAATATTTTGGTCATCAAGGAAGAATATCTCTTGGATGCATATATAGTCGAAGAGAATTTGCAAAAGTCTGCCCCAATGTATTCCAAGTACATTTATGATCGCCTGCCCAAAGTAGAGGAAGGGATTCTAGAGCCAATTGCCATTAATTTTCCCCTTGATGTCCATCATGAAATCAAGATTGTCAATAAGGACAATAAAGCCATAGGCTTTTTTCAACCAGAAGAAAAGGTTTTAGACCGTGAAGCATATTGGTATTCAAAAGGGCAGTATGCTGATAAGGATACGCTCAAAATTTCCATTAGTTTTCGTAATAATGATTCATTTGTTCCCATGGAGCAGTCTCAGCAGTACGTGGAGGATTTCAAGGTCATGCAAGAAGGGATGGGGTATCTTTATTTTGTTGATAATAATGGTTATTTAACAATTGGGTCAATTAATCCCGTACAATTACCTAAAATAAATTTTGGAGCTCTCTTTACGTTTTTCACCATCGTCATCGCGACGCTGATCTTTTTATTTAAGACCCATTATAAATCAAAACCAACTGGTTTTATCAACCTGTATCATGAACATACGCGAAATGATATTGGCGGTTGGTTAATCGTTCTGGCAATTAAGCTTGTCATTGGTGTGTTTTTTTTAACTGTTATGATATTCATCACACCAACCTCCATCAGTGATTCGCTATGGGCATTACTTGATAATGCAGATGATGCCTATGGTTATTTGCTTCTCTTTCTCATCGTATATTTAGTGTCTCACGCTGCTTATTTAGCATTTAATATCTATTGCTGTATTTTGTTATTTGAACGCAGGGATATCTTTCCGCAGACCTATTTTTTCGTGAATATTGCTGGAGTGGTCATCCTGATTTTTGCTAATTTCGCCATTTCACTTATTTATCCTAATAGCCTGACCTGGGGTTTTATGAACCCTGGAGATCTTTGGTCTATTTTCGTAATTATTGCTTGGTCCATTTATCTATACCTTTCAAAGAGGGTTAAGGAAACCTTTACAGTACCCTATCATAAGGATAGCTATTACTACTTAGGTGGGAGCGGAAATTCAAGTACAGAATTATCATCTGCATCAGAAAATCCATCCCCGGAAAACTATGGACCCCATCCTTTGAATAATTAG
- the rimK gene encoding 30S ribosomal protein S6--L-glutamate ligase, protein MKIAVLSTNRSLYSTRRLVESAINRGHECEVIDHSKCYVGIQQAKPSIHYKGQDIAEVDAVIPRIGSSVTFYGSAIVRQFEVMGVISANPSQAITRSRDKLRCMQILSGAGLGLPITGFARTASNVDDLISMVGGAPLVIKLLEGTQGIGVVLAETKKAASSVIEAFYGLGNNILIQEYIKEAKGTDIRAFVVDGKVVGAMKRTAKEGEFRSNLHRGGTAEVVKLTRTERETAIAAARAMGLTVAGVDLLPSARGPLILEVNSSPGLEGIEQATGKDIAGEIIKYLERQYEAKQLAKPITTRRKIKKESNL, encoded by the coding sequence GTGAAAATAGCTGTATTATCGACTAATAGGTCATTATATTCTACCCGTAGACTGGTAGAATCCGCCATAAATAGAGGTCACGAATGCGAAGTGATCGACCATAGCAAATGCTATGTAGGCATACAACAAGCAAAACCATCCATTCATTATAAAGGTCAAGATATTGCAGAGGTTGACGCTGTCATCCCTAGAATTGGTTCTTCAGTAACCTTCTATGGATCGGCAATTGTCCGCCAGTTTGAGGTCATGGGAGTCATTTCAGCCAACCCGTCCCAAGCGATCACTCGCTCAAGGGACAAACTGCGCTGCATGCAGATCCTTTCAGGTGCTGGCCTTGGTTTACCGATCACGGGTTTCGCCAGGACAGCCTCAAATGTGGACGACCTGATCTCCATGGTTGGAGGTGCTCCATTGGTCATCAAATTATTGGAAGGGACGCAAGGGATCGGAGTTGTATTAGCCGAAACTAAAAAAGCTGCCTCATCAGTAATTGAAGCTTTCTACGGACTCGGAAACAATATCTTGATCCAAGAATATATCAAAGAAGCTAAAGGTACCGATATCCGTGCTTTCGTAGTAGACGGCAAGGTTGTAGGTGCCATGAAAAGAACGGCCAAAGAAGGCGAATTCCGCTCGAACCTACACCGTGGCGGTACCGCTGAAGTTGTTAAATTAACCAGGACAGAAAGGGAAACTGCTATTGCAGCTGCCCGTGCTATGGGATTGACCGTGGCGGGTGTGGATTTGCTACCTTCAGCACGTGGACCATTGATCTTAGAGGTAAACTCCTCCCCTGGCCTCGAAGGAATCGAACAGGCAACCGGAAAGGATATCGCCGGAGAGATCATTAAATATCTGGAAAGACAGTATGAAGCCAAACAATTGGCTAAACCGATTACGACCAGAAGGAAAATCAAAAAGGAAAGTAATCTGTAG
- a CDS encoding RimK/LysX family protein, translated as MRGKKTIGRTETIDLPELGLYNIHAKTDTGAETSVLHCEEVEVVKKAGHLYITAYIRPNEDSEKTLKLTFPVHRERTVKSSFGQSEIRYIFLTKIRMFNELYDIKLSFRNRSAMSYPMLLGRNFITGKFLVDVSKKNLATNII; from the coding sequence GTGAGAGGTAAAAAAACCATTGGCAGAACAGAAACCATTGACCTACCGGAACTAGGTCTATACAATATTCACGCAAAGACGGATACCGGCGCTGAAACCTCTGTTCTACATTGCGAAGAAGTGGAAGTGGTAAAAAAAGCTGGCCACCTTTACATTACCGCCTATATCAGGCCCAACGAAGACAGTGAAAAAACCCTGAAACTGACTTTCCCTGTACACAGAGAAAGGACAGTAAAAAGTTCTTTTGGACAATCGGAGATACGCTATATCTTTTTGACCAAGATTCGTATGTTTAACGAGCTATATGATATCAAATTGTCCTTTCGAAATCGATCCGCCATGTCCTACCCCATGCTATTGGGACGTAATTTTATTACGGGGAAATTCTTGGTCGATGTATCTAAAAAAAACTTAGCAACAAACATCATATAA
- a CDS encoding AIR synthase related protein — MSDLKYNQRGVSAGKEDVHNAIKNIDKGLFPKAFCKIVPDILAADEQYCNIMHADGAGTKSSLAYVYWKETGDASVWRGIAQDAIIMNLDDLLCVGAIDNIILSSTIGRNKNLIPGEVIAEIINGTEEILAELRELGIGIYSTGGETADVGDLVRTIIVDSTVTCRMKREDVISNHKIKGGNVVVGLASYGKATYEKEYNGGMGSNGLTSARHDVFSKYIAEKYPESFDPAVPYDLVFAGGKALTDMVKTETGEEVSAGKLVLSPTRTYAPVIKQILDKYRSQIDGMVHCSGGAQTKVLHFVDDVHVIKDNLFPIPPLFELIQKESNTDWQEMYKVFNMGHRMELYVPEKIAADIIKISESFGIPAQIIGRVEAADKKKVTIRSPFGEFVYE, encoded by the coding sequence ATGTCAGATTTAAAATACAACCAACGAGGTGTATCCGCAGGGAAAGAGGATGTACACAACGCAATCAAAAACATTGACAAGGGATTATTCCCGAAAGCTTTCTGTAAGATTGTTCCAGATATTCTAGCAGCTGATGAGCAATATTGCAACATTATGCATGCAGACGGTGCCGGAACAAAATCTTCCTTAGCCTATGTTTATTGGAAAGAAACCGGAGATGCATCCGTTTGGCGTGGCATTGCGCAAGATGCCATTATCATGAACTTGGACGACCTATTATGCGTTGGGGCTATTGACAATATTATTCTTTCATCGACCATCGGCAGAAACAAGAACCTGATTCCAGGTGAAGTGATTGCCGAAATCATCAATGGTACCGAGGAAATCCTTGCTGAATTACGTGAATTGGGTATCGGCATCTACTCTACAGGTGGAGAAACAGCTGATGTGGGCGATTTGGTGAGGACTATCATCGTAGATAGCACCGTGACCTGCCGCATGAAGCGTGAAGATGTTATTTCTAATCATAAGATCAAAGGTGGCAATGTGGTTGTCGGTTTAGCATCTTATGGAAAGGCTACTTACGAAAAAGAATATAACGGTGGTATGGGATCTAATGGTCTGACATCAGCCCGCCATGACGTGTTCAGTAAGTACATTGCCGAGAAATATCCTGAAAGTTTTGACCCTGCTGTTCCTTATGACTTAGTCTTTGCTGGAGGTAAGGCATTGACTGACATGGTTAAAACTGAAACAGGAGAAGAAGTAAGTGCCGGAAAATTAGTACTTTCGCCTACGCGCACTTATGCACCGGTGATCAAACAGATCTTGGACAAATACCGTAGCCAGATTGATGGTATGGTACATTGTTCAGGTGGTGCTCAGACAAAGGTGCTGCATTTCGTAGACGATGTTCATGTCATCAAGGACAATCTTTTTCCAATTCCGCCACTGTTTGAATTGATCCAGAAAGAATCCAACACCGATTGGCAAGAAATGTATAAAGTATTCAATATGGGTCACCGTATGGAACTTTATGTTCCTGAGAAAATCGCTGCTGATATCATCAAGATCTCTGAATCTTTTGGTATCCCTGCCCAGATTATTGGTCGTGTGGAAGCTGCAGACAAGAAAAAAGTGACCATCCGTTCACCTTTTGGAGAATTTGTATACGAATAG